The Mucilaginibacter rubeus genomic interval CTGCAATGATGATGAAGCGTTTACATCAATACGACTGATACCTTTTTTACCTCGTTTTGTGGTTACGATGATAACACCATTAGCTGCCCTCGAACCGTAAATGGTTGCTGATGAAGCGTCTTTCAATACCTGTAATGATTCAATATCCGCCTGGTTAATTTCTTCCAACCCACGGGTGGTTGGTACGCCGTCGATAACATACAATGGATCGTTGTTATTCAGGGTGCCGATACCGCGGATGCGGACAGTTGCACCACCTTCGGGCGAACCGTTGGTGGTGATGTACACGCCGGGTACCCGGCCCTGTAAGGCTTTGGTAGCATTACCTTGCGGAATATCCTTAATATCGGTCATTTTTACTACGGATACAGCGCCTGTCAGATCGGCCTTTTTCTGGCTTTGATAACCGGTTACAACTACTTCGTCAAGGTTGCCCGACTGATATTCAAGGGCTATAAGCACCGGTTCGTTAGCCGCTTTAACGGTGTAGGTAAACGTTTGCATCCCTACAAAAGAGAAAGTGATATTACCGTTTACGGTGGCGTTAAGGCTAAATTTTCCGTTAACATCCGTAATGGTACTTGCTATGGCCGATTTTACGGTAACGCCGGCAAGCGGTGTCCCCCGCTCTTTTTCGGTCACCGTGCCTGTTACTACTTTTTGCTGACCGTACAGGGCCACGTAACAGAGCATGAACATGATTGTTAAAATTTTTTTCATAATTCGTTTGGTTTTAATGTTGGTTTGATAAGCTCTTTTTGAAAGTTTTAATCAAGAAGAATTGCACTTTAATCGATTAAAGTAATGGATTTTAAAATGGTTCATATAATTGTACTGTTTAATTTTAAAATTGATTATCTGGTTTAAACTTTACTTTAATCGATTAAAGTAAAGGGGCAAAAAAAAATTCTATGTTTCACGGCATGATTTTCCCGGGACAAACCCCGCCTGGAATGTCAGTTTTTTCTTTATCTTTTGGTTATTGATCAGGTTTACCAAAGTCTTTACCGCGGCCTCCCCCATTTCTTCCAATGGTTGCCTTCCGTGTGTAACCGGGCAGTAAAACAAATCAAACGCGTCCGATTCGTCAAAGCTCAGTACAGATACATCACCCGGCACCTTTACCCCCAGCGCGTTTAACCGCTTTAAAGCTTCGATAGCTAAACGATCTGTTGCCAGAAAAATGGCGTCAGGCTTATTGGCAGAATTTAATAATGGTTTAAGAACTGGTTCTATTTCCTTTGATAAATCGTCGCCCTTAACATGGATCAACCATTCGGGGTGGCTTTCAAGGTGATGGTCTTTCAGCGCATCTAAATACCCCCTATCACGCTCCTGCAAATGGAACATGTTTGTTTTTAGATTGATAAAGCTGATCCTTTTATGGCCAGAAGCAACCAAATAGGATACCGCGTCATACGCAGCCTTGTAATTATCTAAAGCAACGTAGTTTGTATCTATCTCAGGGAAATAACGGTCAATCAGCACAAATGGGATCCCTGAATTTTGCAGATGCAGGATTTGCTCCTGCGAGTCTCCGCCCGGCACAAGGATAAGGCCATCTACCTGCCGGTTTACCAGCACATTGGTCAGTTCGGTAAATTTCTCCCGGTTTTCGTTGGTGCTGCCAAAAATCACAGTAAAGTTGAGGCGCTTGGCCTCCGCCTCTATAGCCCGGGTAATCCCGGTACTAAAGCGGTAATTTATATCGGCCACCACTAAGCCAATGGTATGGGTTTTCCGGATGCGGAGACTTTTGGCCACCTGATTGGGTTGGTAGTTTAATTCAATAGCGGCTAATTTGATCTTCTCCGCGTTTTCCTTGCTCACCTGCTTTTCCTCTGCCTGCCCGTTAAGCACATACGAAACCAGCGCGGTGGATACACCAACGTGTTGCGCAATATCTTTTAGGACAACTTTTTTCACGGTGTTGAAAGGCTACAGATTTCGGTTAAATTGGAATATGAAAACAAATCTAACGCTTTAAACGATTAAAGCAAATAAATCTGCAAATTTTATCCAAAATTAGATGCCAGATCAAAACCTGTTCATTTAGCTTTCCTTATCTTGTAGTTTAGCCAAAGCACACCGCCGGGCAGTTCTTTTACCTTTTTTAACTTCATTTCGGTAACGGCCCCGTCTTCAAACACGCTGGTTGCAGTTGTTCCATCGGCCAGTGGCAAAAGCAGCAAACTTAATTCATCAACCAATCCTGCTTTCATCATAGCGCCGTTTAAATTTCCGCCACCTTCCAGCATTATTGTTTTTATCGGGAACAGGCTTGTCAACTTCTTTAAAGCCAATGCAAGATCAACTTCCTTGTCGCCCGCGATAACATATGATATTCCACGGTCACGCAAATAATCAACATAGCCTTGTGAAACCTGGGCCGTAAGTACCTCGATTAAATGATCGCCGTCGATGTTGTTTTCTTTCCAGGCCAACTTGCCTTTAGCATCTATCGCGATAGCAAACGATTTGGCTTTAGCATCGGCTACAAAGTCGGTAGTTTCATTTGTTTGCTCACCATGGTGAGTGTACAGGCCATCTGAAAAGTCTCGCTCCATGGTTACCCTGCCGCACATCCAGGCCTGGCTGTCATATTTCTTATGAACCTTTTCATACAAACCCGTTGAACCTTTACCTGTTTTGGTATCCGCCCAGTTCTTGGTCAATATTTTGCCATCAACCGAACTCATCATGTGGCAAACAACGTAAGGTAATTTTGATTTCGGAGGCATGTTATTTAACGATATGATCGGCTACTTTTTTTATTTTCTTTTTCTTTATACCAGTCTTAGCACTAACAACATCCGAAGCCAGATCTTTCGCCTCATCTTTTAGTTTATGCTTAATAGACCGGACCACCTCTCCCCCGCTTTCGGTTAAAAATAAATAAGCTAATGTACCGGCCACCAACGCGCCAGCTGCTATGGCTACAATAAGCCCTGTATTATCTTCTTTTTTAAATGGATTTTTCATAATGGGTTAACAAAACCTGCGGCAAATTGTTAGCATAAAAAAGGAGGAATTATGCCATGGCTTAACGGCGACTACCCGCCATCATACAAAAATCAACCTAAAAAAATAAGGGACAAAGCAACCGAAATTGCAAACGAAGTGCTAAAAACAACCGGCAACGAAGGCGAAGCTATCGCAACCGGTCTGAAACAAGCGCGGGCCCATTTCAAAAAAGAAGAAAAAACCAAAGGAGAATAAAACCTGAATTTGTCTTGTTCTATAAGTGGTCGATACGGACCCAGTTCATACCGGCCGATGTAGCAGCTATGGTTCCCGCTTCGCCATCTTCAAATACAAGGCAATCTTCCGGATTAACCTCAAGCAATTTCGCCGCTTTCAAAAAAGGGTCTGGAAAAGGTTTTCCATGCTCGGTTTCACCGGCACAGACCATGACTTCAACAAGCGATGCTATCCCAAGCACTTCCAGCGTCTTTTCTACCGCAACCCTGCCGCTTCCGGATACCACGCCGATCTTTACTTTCCCCGCATGCGCCCGCAGATGGTCTACCACATGGGCTATGGGTAAAGTATGCGCTATATATTCGTCCAGAAACAATTTATATTTCAACTCCTTAAACTCCAGCGGGTCAAAGTCTGTCCCGTATTTTTTGTTTATCTCCTCAATAACATTGACCACCGGCCATCCTGCCAGTTCATCTATAATATCTCCTTCAATAACGTGCCCTTTATTTGCTGCTACTTTGATGTAAGTTTCCTTGTGCGCACCCATATTATCGGCCAGTGTGCCGTCACAATCGTATAAATAAGCTTTATATCCTTTACTCAGATTGGTTAATTGCTCAAGCTTTGAAATTTCCATGGCGGCAAATATAGCCCGACAGCAATTAAATAAAATAACGAAGCGGTCATTAAAATCGCGGATAATTTAATTATGGCTGTCCAGTGCTTTAATAAAAGCAATCAACTCCTTTTTTTCCTTAGCTGTGAGGCGAAGTTTATCGGCAGAAAGTGTTTGGTTTGGCACTTTCAATCCCATTCCCGCACCTCCGCCTTCATTGTAAAAATCAATTACTTCCTCCAGTGTCTTATAAACGCCGTTGTGCATATACGGCGCAGTCCTACTGGAATTACGTACGGTTGTCACTTTAAACGCATGCCGGTTAAAGTCTAATGGTTGAATGCCAAATAACCCGGGATCCGGATCAATGATTTTACGATTTTTCATTTTCGGCACCCCAATCACTTCGGCCTCCATCTGTACATATCTTGGCGGAAGCGTACTGTTAAACAAAGGCATGTAATGACATGTTGAGCAACGCGCCTTGCCCATAAAAATATTAAAACCGTTGATTTCCGTTTGAGTAAGTATTTTCGGATCGCCTTGCATATAAGCGTCAAACCGGCTATTCAATGCGGTGAGGCTTCGGATATAGCTTGCCAAAGCATTCATCACTTCTCCCGTATCGATAGCTGTTCTGTCTTTTATCGGGAAAGCGTCATTAAAAAGCCCGGTGTAATATTTGTCCTGCCACAGCTTTTTGGTCGAGAGTTTAATGTCGCCATGCATTTCATCGCGATTACCTATTACATCAACAATCTGTTCTTCCAGCGAAGCCGCCCGAAGATCGTAAAACTGAGCAGGCTGTAACGCCGCGTTGATCAATGTTGGTGTATTGCGGAAGATTGTTTTTTTACCCATGATATCCAGATTTTTAACCATACCATCACTAAAAGCTTTACCTGGCTGATGGCAGCTGGCGCAACTGCGGGTTAAAGTACCGGACAGCCGGGGATCAAAAAATAGCTTTTTACCCAATGCTATCTTTTTTTCGGTAACAGAATCCTCCGGGGCGGCGATATAAGCATTGCGATTAAAAGCTTTGGTATCAAATAAGGTTTCCGCATCCTGATTCAACAAACGGTTGTAACGGACATCGGGCAAGTTTAACTGTTGATGTAAATGGGTTAAAGCCTTTGTTAAGGGATTTGCATAAAGGGTGAGAAATGCAGCCCGGTCAAAACGATCAAAAACAACAGGTCTGGAAAGATAGCCTATAGCCTGATCGAAAAGTTCATGCAACGGATCGTTATTATCCTGTACGTAGTACCTCGTAACAACCCCAACACTTTTAAGCGCAGCCGCTGATTCTGCAAAACACTGATGAACGAGGGGATCATCAAAATCATTCAACCCTAATGTCTCTATCCTAAAAACCTCGAGTTTGAGCGCGTCCATGATCTGCCAGTCCTGCAAATCGGCGTGCATAAAATAATCACGATAAGCTTCGGCGTTAGTCTTGAGTTTACTTAACGAAGCGTTAAGCTGCTTCCGTGAGGCAGGGTTAAAATGAGGAAACAAAAACTGCTCTATGACCTGCAAACCCTCCGGCTGAATAACCAGGCCGCTAAGCTCGGTTTCGGGTACCGGAGGCCCGTTAACCTGCCGCGAGGTAAGTGGATCAAAATATTCTGTAGCCCACTCCATCCGTTTATAGGCCAATCGCACATCTTTAAACCGCTGCTGCAACACCTCTTTGTTGCCCCTCGTTGCCGCCGACTGCAAACCGTGCACCGCTGTCAAAAAACTATCAGCCTGCAGTACCAGTTTTTCACGTACATTTTCGGATGTGGACGCCGGGGTATTATGAAAACTCAGCAGGCCAAACCCGATGATAGCCAGGAGGCCTGCTGAAATAACCTTAAAAGTTGAACGCATGGCTTAAGGGATCGGCATGCTGATCGCGGCTATTAAGCGGTTTCAGCCCCCATCTTTTTTCTATAAACGCCATAATGCTTACCGTTTCGTAATTAGTATGATCAACAAATCCTTTTTTCGCGAATGGCGAGATGATCAATGCGGGGATGCGTGTGCCTGGGCCCCATTTGTCGATCTTCGGTGGTGCAACGTGGTCCCAGAAACCGCCATTTTCATCGTAAGTGAGGATTATAACCACGTCTTTAGCATTTGGCCCGTTCAGTACCGCGTTAATTAACTTAACGGCATGGCTTTCACCGGCAGTAACTGTAGAAGCACCAGGATGCTCATTCTCAAGCCCTATCGGTTTAACAAAAGATACTGCGGGCAAGGTACCTTTTTTTGCTGCTTCCAAAAACTCGGTTTCATCTCTCAGGTGTTTTTTTCTTTCTTCTGTGCCTTCCGCATATTTGGTAAAATATGCAAATGGCTGATGATGAAAGGCAAAAGTCGGGTCGGCTTTACCTGCTACAGCATCATTCCAACCTCCTGAATACCAGGCCCAGGAAATTCCCTTATCGGTAAGACGATCACCAATGGTCGGGCCATTTTGATTAGGAATCAGAGTTGCAGGATTGGCACCTTTTGGATGCAGGTTTACAGAATTAGAAGTATTAACGGCATAGCCATCCGGTGTTACCGATCCGTCTTTAATCATTTTTCCGGACGCATCCAGTTGCGCTTTGATATTTTCCGGGGCGTTAGGAAACTCTGGTGAAGCAGCCGCGATCAGCCATTGATGGTTAAGAAATGACCCGCCAAAAGCGCTGTGAAAAAAGTGATCGCAAAGCGTATACTTAGTCGCCAGTTCATACAACGGTAGTTTAGCAGTAGTATAATATCCCATGGTTAAACCTTTGGTATAATTATATAACGCGAACTTGTCCATCTTACCGCCGTTTATTTGCATTTGCTCCTGGTAAAAAGCATGCGTAACATCGGGTGTAGCCTGATCGGCAGCTACATATTGGTCGATATTAAAATAAGTATTTGGCAGGTTTGTAGGGAAAGCGCTGCTCCTCGGCACCGGTGGCAAGGTGTTATAAGGTTTACCTTCGGCATCTATCTGGATAATGTTTTCCTTATTTGCAGATGTAAGGCCGTCCGCTCCTTTAAATTGCCCCCAAAGGTTATCAAAGCTGTGGTTTTCCATATAAATAACTACCACATGCTGTACCTTGTTAATGCCGGGTGCCTCCGGGTCACGAAAAGCCGAAACGCTCAGGCATGTAGCAAGGGTTAAAGCAGCAGCCGGAATAAAAAAGTATCTCCTGTTTAAATTTTTCATAGTTTGTTATTATAGTTTTTGTGCTTTTAAAGGAATTTGTTTGTTCACGTAATCCATACCCTGCTGAAAAGTCGGGATCCAGATCTCTTTCCGGTTAGCTTTCAGGTACCTGATAAGCTCATTATGGGCTTCGGCAGAGATGGTGATATAATCGCCGCCTACGCCATGAATCATTATTATACCCAAACCACCGCTTTGCTGCACTTTTTTTACAAAAGCAATAAGCTGAGCCCCGGTCTCGCCACCTTCTAATCCATAAGAAGGTACGCGAAAAGGATCAAGATGATTAAAATCAGTTATAAAAGCTGTTGAGTCGCCACCGTCCCGGGCATATTTAACCAAAGTATACTTCCGCAGAGAATCTACATAATCCTTCCCACCCGCAATAGTTTCGGCACATGGATAGGCGAATGTCCGTTTGGTTTTTCCGTCTACAGCGTATAAAAACCTGTCCATTACCTCAATCTCCCGAATGATCTGGTAAGCGGTATAATGATCAGAAGGAACAGGGTTGTCATCCGTTCCTGCGCAAGGGTGAAACACAGTGTGGTTACCCAACTCATAGCCCTTTTTAGCAAGGTTTCGCCATTGGGGTATCGACGTACTGTCGATATCACTTGTCAGGAAGAAAGTAGCTGTCAATTTCTCTTTTTTAAGTTCAGGTACAGCATTTTTCAATTGCGAGGGCAAAGCATCATCATAAGTAAGGATGATGGTTGCCTTTTTGCCATCCGGCCATGTTATTGATTGCTGTGCATGTGCAATTGCAAGCGTAGCAAGAAAAAGAAAAGTAAAAAATATTGTTTTCATGTAGTAAGCTTTTAAAAATCAATTTTTTGCAAACAGAAAAAGCATTGCTGTGGTATCGCCACAACATGTACAATCTGATAAGCAGGCAATAATCATAAGCTAATAATCAGATACGAAAACAGGATAAGAAATTTAAAAGATATTTTCCTGGCCTAACGAGCAATGTAAACTGCGCTCTGTTAACGGAGATGTTTGAATTAAAATAAGAAGCTGATACTAAGTTGCGGAGACGCAAAAATGGAACCGGCTTTACCGGGACTTTAAAATTAATCTTCCTGGTTTGGATTTCGACCGCTGAGTTTTCAGAATGCTCATAGTGATCATCCTTCTTCTTAATCAGTCGTTGTAGCAGGATGGTTTTAACAGGATTCTTGCCTTTGTTTTCATAACCTGTTAGTTGGTAAACCAGATAAGGCCGGATCAGAAGCATGAGCACTCCGATACTCAATATCAAGATATTTACCGTTTTCCTGCTCATTTAGATTGATGTTCATGAAAGAACGCACAATATTAAGGCATGTTGCCGACAAATCAAAAACAGTTCTCCGGTAAAATCAGGCACTATTAACTTTTCAAGGCCACAATCTCGTTACCAAATACAATAACGGGGCTATGGCCTTGAAAAGTCGTTTTTTTAGTTTGTAGCTATTGATATTTTACCGCCTGTTTTAAACAAATCATGCGATACAAAATATCCGTTATTAACCTTTCCGTTTACTTTTACCGAGGTAACAGCCCTGCCTTTTCCCGGTTTGCTGATAGTTAAAGTTTTGCCGTTGCTGGTAGTCCATTTCACTTCATCAAACAACGGGGCGGTGACAATATATTTTGGATCGGTTGCCGAAAACGGATATAAACCCAATGCGCTGAAAACATACCACGACGACATTTCACCGGCATCGTCCATCCCGCTGAGTTCCAGTCCTTCGTCGCCAATGCCATAAAGGTTGTTCAAAATATGATCGAGTATTTTTTGGGATTTTGCCGGCTTATTAATAAAAATATAAGCGAACGGCGCCTCATGATCGGGTTGGTTACCCTGGCAATACTGACCTATCATAGTTTCTACGTTTCGGGCAATATAATTAGGGTTCCATGGCAGGGTAAATAACGAATCAAGCTTTGATTCGAATCCTTTTGGCCCGCCGTAAAGTTTGATCAGACCGGGCATATCATGCGGCGCGAAGAACGATACCTGCCAGGCATTAGCTTCGCGGTACATGTATTCATAATACGGATGCTGAGGGTCAAAGTTCCTGATCCATTCACCGTTTTCCAACCTACCCCGCATAAACCGTGTAGATGGGTCAAACATGTTTTTATAGTTTTTTGAACGCGCCATCAAAATGCGGTAATTAGCGGTATCACCTAATTTTTTGGCTATCTGTGCTACCGAATAATCATCGTATGAGTATTCCAGTGTTTTTGAAACTCCTGCTTTGGCTTTGGTTTCCACCTCGGGTTTGGCAATATCCGGATCAGAGATATAACCTTTCTGAATATATTCAGTAATGTACGGACGCGCACCGCCTTCAACATTGGCGTTTCTTAGCAACAATTTATAAGTGCCTTCAACATCAAAATTATCAATTCTCCTCAGGTAAGCTCCCGCGATGGACGAAGCACCGTGATCACCGTGGAAAAACGTAGGGATGAAACCGGTTTTATCGCCAACATCCTTTAATGATTTAATAACATCAAGCGTTACATCAGGCGAGATCAACCCAAGCAGCACATCTTTATTCCGGTAAGTATCCCATAACGATGGTTCTGTATAGTACCTCGCCCCTGTTTTCACTACGTTTCTTTTGGCATCGGTAAACTCGCCGTTTACGTCGCTGCGTAATGCAGGCCACAAAAAAGAACGGTACAGGCAGGAATAAAACATGCGTTTTTGTTTCTCGGTTCCGCCTTTAACTTGTATGTTAGCCAAGAGCTTTTCCCAGGTCTGTGTCGCCTCATTACGAATAGCATCAAAGCTTTTACTGCCTATCTCTTTCTCCAGGTTCTCTTTAGCGTTTTTCTCGCTTACAAATGAGAGCCCGATTTTAAGTTCAACAGGGGTTGAACCTCCATCAGCTAAATACAGCATCGCATATCCGCTACGTTGCCCTTCCTCGGTTTTTTCTAATTTGTTTATTTTGGTGTTTAGTTCGGCATAAAAATAAACGTTTTCGCCGCCCTGAAAACCTTGTACGGCGTTCGGGCCTACCTGTTCTATACGCCAGGTTGATACCCTGCTGTTGGCTTTGCCCAGATCAAAAAGAATTTGCCTGTTGATGTTATTCTTAAACTCATATTTATGGTAACCGCTCCTTAGGGTCGAGGTCAGGCTCACATTTACCTGGTAATCTTCAAGATATACCTGGTAAAACCCCGGTGCCGAGCTTTCTTTTTTATGCGAAAACCTTGAGCCGAATTTGTTTCCCTGCGGATTTGATACTGGCAGAATAGGAATATTACACAAATTCCAATGCCCTTTATTGGTATGCGTAAAGCCATAAATAACCGAGTCCTCATACTGATAACCCGCCCCAGAGCCATAGGCAGTCATAGGACTTAATTGGACCATAGCATTAGGCAATGAGCTGCCCGGAAAAGTAAGCCCGGCCCATGACCGCCATCCTTTGGGCAATTCATAACCCAGAATTTTAGGATCATTGAGCGGTGCGGTACCTATAAAAGTATTTACATACTTAGTATACACCGGTTGGGTTTGGGCATTTACCGTGTTTGCTTTGGAAATAATTAATAACGTTAAACTGAACAGGATTTTAATTGGTTTATTCATTGATAGGTTTAATTAGCGTTTTAATTGAGTTGCTAAATTGATTTAGGACATCGCCAAATTATACATATTTATTTATCTGTCATCCTTTTTTTATAAAATTGATCGGCGATTGCTTATAAGCCCTCTTCAAAAACTAAATAACCTTAGTTTTAATTAATGTACAATAGCGCGCAATTCTTCTTGAAGAGCGCCAAGCGTGAAGATTAAATGAATCTCTTAAAAGTATTTCAGAACTAATCTCCCAGCCTATATAAAACTCCGAATAATTGTTATCTTGACAACAAATTTAACGGCCCCCAATTGCCGTAACCATAGTTAAACCAAAATGAAGATATTCCGGCGCTCTCTATCTCTTAAAAAGCAAAAAAACAGAACTTTTTTAATATTTGGGGGATTGTGTACCCTTGTAATGTCCGCCGGATGTAGCCATGAGCCTGGCACCGATTCTACCCAACCACTGTTTAAACTGCTCCCGCAGGAGCAAACGCACATTGACTTTGCCAATACTTTAACCGAGGGCCTTAATACCAACGTGTTGATGTATGAGTATTTTTATAATGGCGGCGGTGTTGCCACCGGCGACTTGAATGGCGACGGCTTACCCGATGTTTATTTTACCGGCAACATGACCGATAATAAACTATACCTGAACCAGGGCCACATGCAGTTCAAGGATATTACTGCCGAAGCCGGTGTGGCTGGTCGCCCCGGTCCGTGGAAAACAGGAGTAACCATGGCCGATGTTAACGGCGATGGCAAGCTCGACCTATACCTTTGCTATTCGGGAAAAGTAAGGGCCGAAAAACGAATTAACCAGCTATTTATAAACCAGGGTAACGATGCCAATGGCAATCCCATATTTAAAGACATGACTGCCGATTATGGCCTTGATTTCCCATCATTCAGTACGCAAGCCTACTTTTTTGATTACGACCGCGACGGCGACCTGGACTTGTTACTGGTTAACCATAACCCGGCGCGGATCAGTATCATCGATGATATTTATGTTAAGGATGTATCTGCTAAAAGGGATGCCGAATCGGGGATTCGCCTTTTAAGAAATGACAATAACCGTTTTACGGATATCACTACTAACGCCGGGATTATCAATAATCCTTTATCCTACGGTCTGGCTGCTGGCATTGCCGACATCAACGGCGATGGATGGCCGGATATTTATGTATCCAATGATTACAGCGTACCCGACAGGTTGTATATCAACAATACCAGGGGCGCGTTTACCGATGAATTACAGAAGCAGATCGGGCATACTTCATTTTACTCGATGGGTAATGACGTTACCGATATCAACAACGATGGCAAACCGGATATTTACACGCTGGACATGCTGCCTGAAGATAACAAGCGCCAAAAACTGCTGTTCGGTATTGACAACTATGAAGCGTTCGACTTAAACCTGCGGGTTGGCTTTTATTACCAGTACATGCGCAACATGATGCAGATCAACAACGGTGATAATACCTTCAGCGAGGTTGGTCAGTTGGCTGGTGTTTCCAATACCGACTGGAGCTGGTCGCCACTCTTTGCCGATTATGACAACGATGGCTGGAAAGACCTGTTTGTAAGCAACGGCTACACACGTGATTATACCAACATGGACTTTTTAAAGTTTATGGGCGATAACCTGAAAGACAGGCGCGTTATGCGTCAAGACCTGTTAAATATTGTAAACCAAATGCCGTCATCGCAGGTTAAAAGCTACCTGTTTAAAAATAACGGCAATACTACTTTTACAAATATCAGCCAGCAATGGGGAATAACGCTGCCATCAAACAGTAATGGTGCCGCCTACGTGGATCTGGATAATGATGGTGATCTTGACCTGGTAGTGAACAATATCAATCAACCTGCCTTTGTTTATGAAAACCAGGCAGCCAAACAAAACAGCAACCACTATTTAGCTATCAGCCTGAAAGGTGCAGGCGGTAACACACAAGGTATTGGTGCTAAAGTTTCCATATACAATGGCGGCAAACGGCAGTACCTTGAGCAAATGCCGACACGTGGTTTCCAGTCGAGCGTATCTCCTGTATTGCATTTTGGTTTGGGCAAGGATAAACAGATAGATTCATTAAGGATTACCTGGCAGCGCGGCGGCTCACAACTGCTTACCAATGTAAAAGCCGATAAACAGATCACGTTGAACGAGCAAGATGCTAAAGGTACCAATCCAGCATCTCAACCTGTAAAACTGCTGTTTAAAGAAATCCCA includes:
- a CDS encoding VCBS repeat-containing protein, whose translation is MSAGCSHEPGTDSTQPLFKLLPQEQTHIDFANTLTEGLNTNVLMYEYFYNGGGVATGDLNGDGLPDVYFTGNMTDNKLYLNQGHMQFKDITAEAGVAGRPGPWKTGVTMADVNGDGKLDLYLCYSGKVRAEKRINQLFINQGNDANGNPIFKDMTADYGLDFPSFSTQAYFFDYDRDGDLDLLLVNHNPARISIIDDIYVKDVSAKRDAESGIRLLRNDNNRFTDITTNAGIINNPLSYGLAAGIADINGDGWPDIYVSNDYSVPDRLYINNTRGAFTDELQKQIGHTSFYSMGNDVTDINNDGKPDIYTLDMLPEDNKRQKLLFGIDNYEAFDLNLRVGFYYQYMRNMMQINNGDNTFSEVGQLAGVSNTDWSWSPLFADYDNDGWKDLFVSNGYTRDYTNMDFLKFMGDNLKDRRVMRQDLLNIVNQMPSSQVKSYLFKNNGNTTFTNISQQWGITLPSNSNGAAYVDLDNDGDLDLVVNNINQPAFVYENQAAKQNSNHYLAISLKGAGGNTQGIGAKVSIYNGGKRQYLEQMPTRGFQSSVSPVLHFGLGKDKQIDSLRITWQRGGSQLLTNVKADKQITLNEQDAKGTNPASQPVKLLFKEIPSPIASVESDNTTNDFKRQPLLINSISFSGSVLAKADVNGDGLEDVYVGGHDDKAGVLYLQQKDGKFIAKTTAAFEIDKKSTDAAVVFFDANNDGKPDLYVCSGGYADYKPDDALLQDRLYLNDGKGNFTKAKDALPKMASSKSCVKVADINGDGFADLFVGGRVIPGQYPETPESYILINDGKGKFSNQTASYSPTLKNIGMVTDAAWVDMNGDKKPDLIVAGEWMPLTVFENSNGKLTDATTKYFDKKYTGWWNCIQVSDVNHDGHPDIVAGNLGLNTQCKASDTEPAELLYKDFDDNGSVDPILCFYIQHTSYPYVTRDEMLDQMSMMRTRFPDYKSYADATVDKIFTPEELQGVKKLSANHLATTLFVSNGQGKLHEAALPIQAQYSPVYTITTLDYDHDGKNDLLLCGNMNHARIRFGKYDANYGVLLKGDGKGGYSYVNQQQSGFSLKGDVRGVLPLNDVLLFSMDKGKLKAYKPQ